From the genome of Camarhynchus parvulus chromosome 8, STF_HiC, whole genome shotgun sequence, one region includes:
- the WLS gene encoding protein wntless homolog, producing MAGAIIENMSTRKLCIVGGILLVLQVIAFLVGGLIAPSPTTAVPYMSVKCIDVRKNHHKTKWLMPWGTNHCKKLRDFDEAVSRQIEANDIVFAVHIPLPSKEMSPWFQFMLFIMQLDIAFKMDNDLKENAEITLDVSLAYRDDMFDDWEEIAHAIEIRKLKCTFGSPKTVESEGRHYDCDFLPFMEIGSVAHKYYLINIRLPVNDRKGINVGIGEIKDIRLVGIHQNGGFTKVWFAMKTFLTPSILIIMVWYWRRITLMTRAPVLLEKVIFALGISMTFINIPVEWFSIGFDWTWMLLFGDIRQGIFYAMLLSFWIIFCGEHMMDQNERNRLSGYWKQVGPIAVGSFCLFVFDMCERGVQLKNPFYSIWTTEVGTELAMAFIIVAGICLCLYFLFLCFMVFQVFRNISGKQSSLPAMSKARRLHYEGLIFRFKFMMLITLACAAMTVIFFIVSQVTEGHWKWGDITIQVNSAFFTGIYGMWNLYVFALMFLYAPSHKNYGEDQSNGDLGVNSGEELQLTTTITHVDGPTEVYKLARKEAQE from the exons ATGGCCGGGGCCATCATCGAGAACATGAGCACCCGCAAGCTCTGCATCGTCGGGGGCATCCTGCTCGTGCTCCAAGTCATCGCCTTCCTGGTGGGAGGGCTCATCG cccccagccccacgaCAGCTGTTCCCTACATGTCAGTGAAGTGCATTGACGTGAGGAAGAACCACCACAAAACCAAGTGGCTGATGCCCTGGGGAACAAACCACTGCAAGAAGCTGAGGGACTTCGACGAGGCCGTGAGCCGGCAGATCGAGGCCAACGACATCGTGTTCGCTGTGCACATCCCGCTGCCCAGCAAGGAGATGAGCCCCTGGTTCCAGTTCATGCTTTTCATCATGCAGCTGGACATCGCCTTCAAGATGGACAACGACCTCA AGGAAAACGCAGAGATCACCCTGGATGTGTCGCTGGCCTATCGTGATGACATGTTCGATGACTGGGAGGAAATAGCACATGCCATAGAGATCAGGAAGCTGAAGTGCACCTTTGGATCTCCAAAA ACGGTGGAGTCCGAGGGCCGTCACTACGACTGCGACTTCCTGCCCTTCATGGAGATCGGCAGCGTGGCACACAAGTACTACCTCATCAACATCCGCCTGCCCGTCAACGACAGGAAGGGCATCAACGTGGGCATCGGCGAGATCAAGGACATCCGCCTCGTG GGCATCCATCAAAACGGGGGTTTCACCAAGGTGTGGTTTGCCATGAAGACCTTCCTGACGCCCAGCATTCTGATCATCATGGTGTGGTACTGGAGGAGGATCACGCTGATGACACGCGCCCCCGTCCTGCTGGAGAA GGTCATCTTTGCTCTGGGAATTTCCATGACGTTCATTAACATCCCTGTGGAGTGGTTTTCCATTGGATTTGACTGGACTTGGATGCTGCTCTTCGGAGACATTCGACAGGGCATCTTCTATGCCATGCTGCTCTCATTTTGGATCATCTTCTGCGGGGAGCACATGATG GACCAGAACGAGCGGAACCGGCTCTCGGGCTACTGGAAGCAGGTTGGACCCATCGCTGTGGGCTCCTTCTGCCTCTTCGTCTTCGACATGTGTGAGAG gggAGTGCAGCTCAAGAACCCCTTCTACAGCATCTGGACCACCGAGGTGGGCACGGAGCTGGCT ATGGCCTTTATTATAGTCGCAGGGATCTGCCTGTGCctctattttctcttcctgtgttTTATGGTCTTCCAAGTGTTCAGAAACATCAGTGGGAAGCAGTCGAGCCTCCCTGCCATGAGCAAGGCTCGCCGCCTTCACTACGAG GGGCTGATTTTTAGGTTCAAGTTCATGATGCTCATCACCCTGGCCTGTGCAGCCATGACTGTCATCTTCTTCATCGTCAGCCAG GTGACAGAAGGCCACTGGAAGTGGGGGGACATCACGATCCAGGTGAACAGCGCCTTCTTCACCGGCATCTACGGGATGTGGAATCTCTACGTGTTCGCGCTCATGTTCCTGTACGCGCCATCCCACAAGAACTACGGCGAAGACCAGTCCAATG GTGACCTGGGGGTGAACAgcggggaggagctgcagctcaccaccaccatcacccACGTGGACGGGCCCACAGAGGTGTACAAGCTGGCTCGGAAGGAGGCTCAGGAGTGA
- the DIRAS3 gene encoding GTP-binding protein Di-Ras3, with the protein MPEQSNDYRVVVFGAAGVGKSSLVLRFVRGTFRETYIPTIEDTYRQVISCDKSICTLQITDTTGSHQFPAMQRLSISKGHAFILVYSVTSRQSMEDLHPIFDEICQIKGDIQKIPIMLVGNKSDDTQRELDASEGQALASKWKCAFMETSAKMNYNVQELFQELLNLEQRRTISLQVDGKKSKQQKKKDKLQGKCSVM; encoded by the coding sequence ATGCCTGAGCAGAGCAATGATTACAGGGTGGTGGTGTTCGGAGCAGCGGGGGTCGGCAAAAGCTCCCTGGTCCTGCGCTTTGTGAGGGGCACTTTCAGGGAAACCTACATCCCCACCATCGAGGATACGTACCGGCAGGTGATCAGCTGTGACAAGAGCATCTGCACCCTGCAGATCACGGACACCACGGGCAGCCATCAGTTCCCTGCCATGCAGCGGCTCTCCATATCCAAAGGGCATGCCTTCATCTTGGTGTACTCCGTCACCAGCAGGCAGTCCATGGAAGATCTTCACCCCATCTTCGATGAGATCTGTCAGATCAAAGGCGACATCCAGAAAATCCCGATAATGTTGGTGGGGAACAAAAGTGACGACACGCAGAGGGAGCTGGATGCCAGCGAGGGGCAGGCGCTGGCCAGCAAGTGGAAGTGTGCCTTCATGGAGACGTCAGCCAAAATGAACTATAACGTGCAGGAGCTCTTCCAGGAGCTCTTGAatctggagcagaggagaacTATCAGTCTCCAGGTGGATGGAAAGAAAtccaaacagcagaaaaagaaagataaactGCAAGGCAAATGCTCTGTAATGTGA